tttgttgcctCTGGCCCAGGTCGTCTTTGCAAATGAGAACTTGTTTTCAATTGACGGATAAAggtgaaattattaaaataagatACGTTAAGTAAGTGTCAATCTAGCGGAAAGTTAGTGTCAAGCTTCCGCCGAGCTAGCGTCGAGCTAGTGTCAAGCTAGCGAAAGGCTAGCGTCGAGCTAGTGTCAAGCTAGCGTCGAGCTAGTGTCAAGCTAGCGTCGAGCTAGTGTCAAGCTTCCGTTGAGCTAGCAGAAAGCTAGCGTCGAGCTTCCGTTGAGCTAGCAGAAAGCTAGCAGAAAGCTAGCGTCGAGCTTGCTTTGAACTAGTGGAAATACAGCGTCAAGCTGGCATCAAGCTGccatgttatttcattttaaatgatgtttaaCAAGCATTGCAAGCTAGCGTCAAGCTAGCCGACACCGACTGTTTCCAGTTTcatatttcaaagtaaaagtaacGTCTACCGTACTTCCGCACAAACTTCAAAGTAAAATACATCAAAGACTTGTAAATGATGTGTGAGAAACATTTTATCTAGTTTTAAAGAATCCAGATGCGaaagtcacaaaataaaaagttgagaAGTTATATCTCTGtgtcaacttttatttttcaggcaGTGTCAGATACATGTAGAGACATTTAACATCAACGAATCTCAAGAACagtgatctcctcctcctcctcatcttcttcctcctccttctctttgtcctccccatcctcctcttcctccccctcttgttcctccccctccccctcctccccctcctcctcctcttccccctccccctcctccccctcctcctcctcttcctcctcctcctcctcctcctcctcctcctcctcctcctctctgccagGCCTGGTATCTGCTGattgtctctgttttctccGGAGCTGTGTGAAGCCTGGACGCTGCAGGTGTCTCTTGGAACCTCTGCCAGCTTCTCAGCGTCTGCTGGCGGAGTTTATGTGCGGcttttgtgtagtttttgtggAGTTTTGGTGGCGTGTTGCGGTGCAGTAACCCAGTCTGATGCCGGCTCAACGTGCCACGCAGGGATCTGAGCCAGGCTTAAAGCTCCTCAGTAACTCTGAGGATCTCTGCCAACATGACCTGACTGCCCCCAGAAACAGAGACatgctcctcctcatcatcctcatcatcaacAGACTGAAGAGCCTCATCACTCCTtcctcatcaccatcatcatcctcatcaccaACAGACTGAAGAGCCTCATCACTCCTtcctcaccaccaccatcagccCCAGAGCCCCAGAGCCCACCGTACAGAAACCAgctttcattctctcttttcttgACTCAGACCTTcatttgttaagatttttgCATCTTGACTCTTGCAGATGTTTCGATGCTTCATCAGTTTTCACTTTTTGACCAAACCCGAACCTTTAGTGTCTAATGTAAAGTATTTAGAAGCACCTATTAGCAAAACTACATCTGTAGTAGAGTTCAGGGCCATGAAGCTGCAGGCTGAGTTTAGACCTTCATCAACACCTGCATATGATCCACGTCTAAGTGTTGACgcctggttttaattaaaatcttaATTAAATGGATCTCTACCCACCACTGGATCACAACCATGAACAGCTGGAAAGGAAGgattatttattgtttagtttAAGACTTTTTAGTTTAGTCTTTTAAAGGCTTGTTTCTCCTGTGAATGAGTTGGACTCCTCTTCCTGTTGAGTCCCGCGTCTCTTTGtcacattcagattcagaagaCTGTATTTGTCCTGGTGAGGTTATTTAAGGTGGAGCAGCATGACGTAGAAAACAAGACacgtcacagaaacacacaacatgcGCAAACATTTGGACCTAAACATGCAAGGAACCTTTACATGTCGTTGCATGGTTTGTGTGAACAGGTCGGACCTGATGATCCTGTTTCTCCTTCTTACAGACGTAGGATTATTTTTACTCCTCAGCTTCAGTTAAACGTCTGAAGCTTGAAATGAAAACTCTTGGTTTGTGGAAAACGTTCAGATTCAACAGATGTAGTTGCGACAAAGTGAGCCGGTATGAAACAATGATTCTCTGGTCATGTGATGTGTGGATGGTGTTTGTACCTGGAGTTTCCTCTGACTCATAGCTCCGCCCACTCTCTGACTCACCTGACTACAAGGAAGTACAGCTGGTTGATCCTTGATCCTGACAGAGAAGGGAAGTTAAAACGAgacgagaggagacggaggttTAGGTCGAGGTGACCAGGGACATGGCGTCCCAGTGTGAGGAGGACCTCTGCTGTCCCGCCTGCCACGACATCTTCAAAGATCCTGTTCTGCTGTGGTGCAGCCACAGCTTCTGCCGGGTCTGTCTGcagagctggtggaggaggaagctggTCCAGGAGTGTCCGGTGTGTCGAGCCGTGTCTCCGTGGAGCGAGCCGCCTCGTAACCTGGCCCTGAAGAACCTGTGCGAGGCCTTTCTGCAGGACCGAGGTCAGAGAGCGTCGTCTGGTCCGGAGCTCCTCTGCAGGCTGCACGCCGAGAAACTCAAACTGTTCTGTCTGAACCACCAGCAGCCGGTGTGCatcgtctgcagagattcagaaaaacacgCTGAGCACAGATTCAGACCCATCGATGAAATGGCCCGGGACCAGAGGGAGCAGCTCCAGACCTCCGTGAGGCCTCTACAGGACAAGCTACAGCTCCTCCAGGAAGTCAGAGTCGTCTTTAATCACACGGCTCAACATatcaaggtccaggcccgacacacagagaggcagattaaggagcagttcaagaagcttcaccagtttctagcagaggaagaggaggccaggatggctgcactgagggaggaagaggagcagaagagtcagatgatgaaggagaagatggaggctctgagcagagagatagcagctctttcagacacagtcagagccacagaggaggagctgagagctgaagacgtctcattcctcaacaactacaaggctgcagtggaaagagtccagcgctgccccctgctggatgatccacagctgccctcaggagctctgatagaccaggccaaacatctgggcaacctggccttcaacatctggaacaacatgaaggacctggtctcctacactcctgtcattctggatcctAACACGGCCAATCCAGAGCTGATGCTGGGGGAGGATCTGAGCAGCgtgaggagagggaagagacGGCAGCTTCCAGAAAACCCCGAGAGGTTTGAGTACTGGGACTCAGTCCTGGGCTCCGGCTTTGACTCGGGGACGCACAGCTGGGACGTGGAGGTGGGGAACAACAAGGACTGGGAgctgggggtggtggtggagtccGGCTGCAGGCAGAGCTTCGTGGGCTCCACGGTCTGGAGTGTGGAGTTCAACGGTCTGGGATACCGAGCGTTCAGCCCCAAGGACAGGTACACCAGCCTCAGCATCAGGGACAAGCTCAGGAGGGTCAGGGTCCAGCTGGACTGGGACGGAGGGACACTCACCTTCTCCGACCCGGACACGGACACCCTGGTCCACACCTTCAGCCACACCTTCACTGAGAGGCTGTGCCCTCACCTGTGCACCAGGAGTCCCCTCCCTCTCAGGGTCTTACCTGCCCCCGTGTCTGTGGTGACAGGAAGTAATTAGTCCCCCCACAGGTCTACACCAGCACATCTGAAGAACAAGAGGCCTGGTTCACAGCA
This window of the Mugil cephalus isolate CIBA_MC_2020 chromosome 16, CIBA_Mcephalus_1.1, whole genome shotgun sequence genome carries:
- the LOC125022346 gene encoding nuclear factor 7, brain-like; protein product: MASQCEEDLCCPACHDIFKDPVLLWCSHSFCRVCLQSWWRRKLVQECPVCRAVSPWSEPPRNLALKNLCEAFLQDRGQRASSGPELLCRLHAEKLKLFCLNHQQPVCIVCRDSEKHAEHRFRPIDEMARDQREQLQTSVRPLQDKLQLLQEVRVVFNHTAQHIKVQARHTERQIKEQFKKLHQFLAEEEEARMAALREEEEQKSQMMKEKMEALSREIAALSDTVRATEEELRAEDVSFLNNYKAAVERVQRCPLLDDPQLPSGALIDQAKHLGNLAFNIWNNMKDLVSYTPVILDPNTANPELMLGEDLSSVRRGKRRQLPENPERFEYWDSVLGSGFDSGTHSWDVEVGNNKDWELGVVVESGCRQSFVGSTVWSVEFNGLGYRAFSPKDRYTSLSIRDKLRRVRVQLDWDGGTLTFSDPDTDTLVHTFSHTFTERLCPHLCTRSPLPLRVLPAPVSVVTGSN